The Geoalkalibacter subterraneus genome contains the following window.
GTCTTCCTGATGGGCTGCCTCGGGCCTTTGTTGGTGATGGCGGGCCTGACGCGGGATCAGGGTGCGCTCTACTGCCGTTGGCCGAAGCGTGACGAGAGAGCGCGCCCGGAGACGGACGTCTCTTCGGATATCTGAAATCAAGTTATTCTTTCTGGGGAGCTTCCATTTTTGGCTGCTCTCCCAGCAGGATGGCGATCCAATGGGTGTCGGGGCTGCTTTCAAGGGCAATTTTGACCGTCATGGTCAGCGGCACCGAAAGCAGCATTCCGACCGGCCCCAGTACCCACCCCCAGAACACCAATGAAACAAACACCACCAATGTTGAGATTCCCAACCCCCGCCCCATGACCCGCGGCTCGATCATGTTGCCGAACAGAACATTGACCACGACATAGCCCGCCGCGACGACCAGTGCCCGCAGGCCACCAAATTGAATGAACGCCATCATCACGGCCGGCAGCGCGGCGATGATGGAGCCGATGTTGGGAACGTAATTGAGCAGAAAGGCCAGCAGCCCCCACAGGATGGGGAAATCCACCCCGAGCGCCCAGACCCATGTGGCAACCACTGCGCCGGTGCCGAGGCTGACCAGGGTTTTCATCGCCAGGTAGTGCTTGACGCCATCGGCCACGCGGGCCAGGTAACCGTAGGATTTTTCGGCGTCTTCTTCCTTGAGCGCAACGCGCAGTTTGGCCGGGAAACTGGCCGCCTCCAGCAGCATGAAAATGACCGTAATCAGGATCAGGAACATATTGGTCAACATACCGCCGAAGCCGGTCAGCATGTTGGCCGCCAGGCGCATGATCGCGCCCGGGTCGACGAATTCCATGAAACGCTGGCGGGGAATTTCGATGCCGTAATTGTTTAAAAGGGTCAGCAGCAAAGATGTTTCGTCCTTGAGGCGCTGCTGGTAAACGGGGACATTGTTGATAAAAGTGTCGATGGAGGTTCCCACAAAGGCCGCCAGCAGTAACTCCACGCCCAGTATGCCCAGTATGACAACCCCGATCGCCGCCACCGGCGGCAGTCCGCGGCGTTTCAGCCAGAAAAAAATGGGTCCGCAGACGATGGCCAGGAAAAGCGCCAGCAGAAAAGGGACGATAATCTGAGAGGCCTGGCGCATTCCGGCGATGACGATAATGGTCGAGGCCAGGGTCAGCATCAAGCGGGCGCTTGGCCCGCCCGTCTTCAAATCGGACATGGTGAGGGCTTCCGTGAGCAGGGTTGAAAGTCGGTGGATCCACTCGTTGCATTGGACCTCAAAAAAGAGGCAACGTCAATGTGGACCGATAAATGCCTTTGCCTTGTCGCTTTTTAAAGCGGAGGAATTATCTCCGGCGGTGGGATCTGGTGCAGGGCGACTTCTTCTTGCAGAGCCGCGAGCAACTGCTGGGCGTCGGCGCGCTGTGAGGCGGGCCAGGCCACTTCGAGCACCCCGGAGCGGTTGTCGAGAGTGCGCATGAAGCACAGCCCGTCATAGCTCTCCAGGATAAAGCGCAGATAGGCAATGTCCTGTGGCGGCAATGAGAAATATCGGTATTCAAAAGTTTTTTTCATCGGGGGTCGGCTCCGAAAAGCTCTTGACGGCAACGGTCAGGAGCGTTATTTTTGCTGAAAAATTTTATCGAGATTGAAAATGATTATAGGTGTACCGACTGAAATCAAAACCCGTGAATATCGCGTCGCGCTGACGCCGGTCGGTGCCCGTGCCCTGGTGGAAGACGGTCACGAGGTCCGGGTGCAGAGCGGCGCCGGCCTTGGCAGCGGCATCGACGATCAGGCCTACCGTGAGGTTGGTGCAGAAATCGTGGATGAGGCTGCCGATATCTTCGCCGCATCTGAGCTTCTGGTCAAGGTAAAGGAGCCATTGGAGAAAGAGTGTGCGCGTCTGCGCCGCGGGCAGATCCTGATGACCTTTCTGCATCTGGCCCCCGCGCCTGAATTGACCCGAGCCCTTCTGGATGCCGGTGTCACGGCAGTGGCCTACGAGACCATTGAGCCGGCAGACGGCTCTTTGCCGCTGCTGCGCCCCATGAGCGAGGTGGCCGGTCGCATGGCGGTGCAGGTGGGGGCGCATTATCTGCAAAAGGAAAACGGCGGACGCGGCGTTCTGCTCTCTGGCGCGCCCGGTGTGCCGCCGGGACGGGTTCTGATTCTCGGGGCTGGAGTCGTGGGCAGCAATGCGGTGCGTATTGCCGTCGGCATGGGAGCCGATGTCACGGTGATGGATATCGACCCGGCGCGCATGGCGCGGCTCGACGATCATTACGGTAACCGGGTGCGTACCCTGATGTCGAGTACCCACGCACTTGAGGAAGAGGTGCCGCATTGTGACCTGTTGATCGGCGCCGTTCTCGTGCCCGGCGCCCGAGCGCCACGTCTGGTGGGACGCGATCTGGTCAGGCGCATGATCCCCGGCAGCGTGGTGGTCGATGTGGCGGTGGATCAGGGGGGATGCGTAGAGACCACTCACCCAACGACCCATGACCAGCCCGTATACCGGGTCGGCGACGTGTTGCATTACGGCGTGGCCAACATGCCCGGCGCGGTAAGCCGCACCAGCACCTATGCCCTGACCAACAGCACCCTGCCTTACGTGCGCGCCATCGCCTCTCAGGGGCTCGCCGCTGCCTGCCAAAAGGACGAAGCGCTGCGGCGTGGAGTCAATATTCACGACGGTCAGCTGTGCAACCGCCCAGTGGCCGAAGCCCTGAACCTCGAATATAAAGAGTACCGCCCGTAACCCGCGGCTTCCCCCCTCTCCCAGCGGGAGAGGGCCGGGGTGAGGGAGAAAAACAGCATATCTCTTATATTTGCCAACGACCCTCCTTCAAACGGCAATTCCCCAAGCAGAGGTATCATTTTTGCGACCCCCGGGCTCCCCACCCGGGGTTTTTTTGGCTGGAAATAACAAGGTATTTATCCTATTGTTTCAAGTCGACTTCTGTTTGTAGTTTCTGGCCGGGATCCAGGAGATAATGTGATGAAGAAAGACAATGGGAATTATGAGAAAGATGTGAGCCCTGGGAGCGCCAGACAGGAGCCTTTTCATGATTCCCATAATTCTCAGAACTCCCAGCCTTCGATTCTAACCCCAAGAGGCGATTATCGGACCCTGCTTTCCTATCAGAAGTCTGAAGTGGTCTATCAGATAACCTACCGTTTTTGCCGACGCTTTTTGCACCGGGGCGACCGCACCATTGATCAGATGGTGCAGGCGGCCCGTTCGGGCAAGCAGAATATCATCGAAGGGAGCAAAGCCGCGCCCACCTCCAAAGAGATGGAGATTAAACTGACCAACGTAGCTCGTGCCAGCCTCGAAGAACTGCTCGAAGACTACCGCGACTTTCTCAAAGTGCGTGACCTGATCATCTGGGACAAAAACTCAAGGCAGGCCCGCTACGTCCGCAGAATTGGGCAGAATCCCGAAATCTCCTATGAAACCTACCGCGAATTCGTCGACACCCGCTCTGCCGAAGTGGTGGCGAACATCGCCATCTGCCTGATACATCAAGCCAATTACCTTCTCGACCAACAGTTGAAACGCCTGGAAAAAGATTTTCTGCAGGACGGCGGTCTGCGCGAGCGCATGACGCGGTTGCGCTTGCAGGAACGGGATCGGCAGCGCCTGAAGCGATGAAAAAACGGAACCCATGAGAAGAGCAGCAAATTATGCAAGTGATGGGAGCTATGAGAAATATGGGAGTTATGATTCTCATGCTTCCCATGGCTCCCATAAAATAAAGATCGAAAACCGCGAATAGCCTTGCTTTTAAGGTTTCCGCGACCCGCGTCCCGCGTCTCGCGTCCCTGCTTCTGCCCCTGCCCCATCAATCAAATAACGCGCAATGCTGCGTTTCGGCGGCAGGTCGGGGAGGGCGTTGATGGGAAACCAGCGTGCGTCCTCCAGTTCTTTCTCTTCAACAACCACTTCTCCACCGGCATAATCCGCGGTGAATCCGGTCATGACCTGGCTGGGGAAGGGCCAGCACTGGCTGCCGACGTAGCGGATGTTTTTCACCCGAAGGCCGGTTTCCTCCTGCACCTCGCGGGCTACGGCCTCCTCCAGGCATTCGCCGGGGTCAAGAAACCCCGCCACCAGGCTGTAGCGGTTCGGCGCCCATTCCCGCTTGCGGGTCAGGAGAATTTCACCGGGTCGCCGCACTGCGACGATCACGCAGGGATGTATATGCGGAAAGTGCAGATAATGACACCCTTCGCACTTTTTCCCCCATTCTCCCGGCAGTCGCTGCAGCGCCGCGCCGCAGCGCGAGCAGAAGCAACTGTTGGCTTCCCAATGAAGAAGCTGGCTTGCAAGCCCGCCCAGTGACAGATGCGCGGGCTGCATACGGGGGTTAGCGCTCAGCAGGCTTTCGAGGACAAAGCCGCTTGGAACATCCTCTTCCTGGTTCATCGCCATAACCCGAACGGGTCTGCCCTGCCAGGTCCCGATAAAAATCGATTTACTGTCTGAAGTATCCGCTGGGCAGGGGCCATAAGGCAGGTCGATGATGGAACCCTTCTCGGACAGCAGTAGCGCATTGCTGCGGAGGGCCAGCCACCAACCGTCGGTCCCGGGCGGCTCAAGGTCCGGCGGAAGCAGAGTGAATCCGTCCATGCTTGTCGAGTTGAACGGCAGATGCAGCGGGGATTCGAAAAAGTCGGGAAGGGGTGTCATAGAAGGCTTTTCTCCATGTCGGTCAGATGTGCCCCAGGCGTTTTGCCATCAACAGTGCCAGTTGGGTTTTGCCGTCGCTGATTTCGCCACGGTCAACCATCTTAAGTGCTTCTTCAGCAGGTATTGGGACGATCTCGATATATTCATCCGGCTCAAGAGCCTGTTCCGTCTCGTTTAAATCCTTGGCCAGAAAGAGGTGAAGAATTTCGTCGCAGAAACCCACCGCGGTCAGCATTTCGCCGATCTTTTCCCATTTTCCCGCCTGATAACCGATCTCCTCCTGGATCTCCCGCTCGATACACTGCTCAGGGCTTTCTCCGGGGTCGAGCTTGCCGGCGGGGATTTCCCACACCATGCCGCCGCCGGCCGGCCGGAATTGACGGATCAGGATGACGCGGCCGTCATCGAGAAGGGGGAGCACCGCTGCCCCGCCCGGATGGCGCACCATCTCGTAGACGGCCCGGCGACCGTCGGGAAGTTCAAACTCCTCCCGTCGCACGGAAATGATGCGGCCGTGAAAGATGTCTTCAACAATTCGAGTCATGATGCGTTATCGATCCTTTTAAATAGTTATTGAGATGGAAAGACCAGCGTGATTTCACCGAAGCTCGTGGTGAAATGCAGGGGGAGGAACCCGAAAAAGTCACCATCGAGCTGAACGGAGACAGAGTCGCCGGAAAGGGTCACCTCGCGTGTCCGGATAATTTCGCCGAGAGCGGGGCTCACCGGGCGGCGCAGCAGCATGCGCAGGCTGAGTTTTAAAAGAGCCGACAGCCCCGCATTTCGCAGGATGAAAACTTCGAGGCTCTCCTCGGTCAGGCACGCCTTGGGAGTGATCTGGAATGTCCCTCCATAGCAGCGGGCGTTGCTGATGATTGCGCCATAGCCGGTCAAAATTTGACCCTTCGGCATGCGGGCCTGGACCGCTTGCGAGCGGTGCCTGAGCGCTTGGGCCAAAGCCCCCACCACGTAAGCCCCTTTCCCCAACAGCTTTTTCAGGCGAG
Protein-coding sequences here:
- a CDS encoding NUDIX hydrolase, with protein sequence MTRIVEDIFHGRIISVRREEFELPDGRRAVYEMVRHPGGAAVLPLLDDGRVILIRQFRPAGGGMVWEIPAGKLDPGESPEQCIEREIQEEIGYQAGKWEKIGEMLTAVGFCDEILHLFLAKDLNETEQALEPDEYIEIVPIPAEEALKMVDRGEISDGKTQLALLMAKRLGHI
- a CDS encoding four helix bundle suffix domain-containing protein, with amino-acid sequence MKKDNGNYEKDVSPGSARQEPFHDSHNSQNSQPSILTPRGDYRTLLSYQKSEVVYQITYRFCRRFLHRGDRTIDQMVQAARSGKQNIIEGSKAAPTSKEMEIKLTNVARASLEELLEDYRDFLKVRDLIIWDKNSRQARYVRRIGQNPEISYETYREFVDTRSAEVVANIAICLIHQANYLLDQQLKRLEKDFLQDGGLRERMTRLRLQERDRQRLKR
- the ald gene encoding alanine dehydrogenase; protein product: MIIGVPTEIKTREYRVALTPVGARALVEDGHEVRVQSGAGLGSGIDDQAYREVGAEIVDEAADIFAASELLVKVKEPLEKECARLRRGQILMTFLHLAPAPELTRALLDAGVTAVAYETIEPADGSLPLLRPMSEVAGRMAVQVGAHYLQKENGGRGVLLSGAPGVPPGRVLILGAGVVGSNAVRIAVGMGADVTVMDIDPARMARLDDHYGNRVRTLMSSTHALEEEVPHCDLLIGAVLVPGARAPRLVGRDLVRRMIPGSVVVDVAVDQGGCVETTHPTTHDQPVYRVGDVLHYGVANMPGAVSRTSTYALTNSTLPYVRAIASQGLAAACQKDEALRRGVNIHDGQLCNRPVAEALNLEYKEYRP
- a CDS encoding AI-2E family transporter, whose protein sequence is MSDLKTGGPSARLMLTLASTIIVIAGMRQASQIIVPFLLALFLAIVCGPIFFWLKRRGLPPVAAIGVVILGILGVELLLAAFVGTSIDTFINNVPVYQQRLKDETSLLLTLLNNYGIEIPRQRFMEFVDPGAIMRLAANMLTGFGGMLTNMFLILITVIFMLLEAASFPAKLRVALKEEDAEKSYGYLARVADGVKHYLAMKTLVSLGTGAVVATWVWALGVDFPILWGLLAFLLNYVPNIGSIIAALPAVMMAFIQFGGLRALVVAAGYVVVNVLFGNMIEPRVMGRGLGISTLVVFVSLVFWGWVLGPVGMLLSVPLTMTVKIALESSPDTHWIAILLGEQPKMEAPQKE
- a CDS encoding DUF4911 domain-containing protein; amino-acid sequence: MKKTFEYRYFSLPPQDIAYLRFILESYDGLCFMRTLDNRSGVLEVAWPASQRADAQQLLAALQEEVALHQIPPPEIIPPL
- the nudC gene encoding NAD(+) diphosphatase, with the protein product MTPLPDFFESPLHLPFNSTSMDGFTLLPPDLEPPGTDGWWLALRSNALLLSEKGSIIDLPYGPCPADTSDSKSIFIGTWQGRPVRVMAMNQEEDVPSGFVLESLLSANPRMQPAHLSLGGLASQLLHWEANSCFCSRCGAALQRLPGEWGKKCEGCHYLHFPHIHPCVIVAVRRPGEILLTRKREWAPNRYSLVAGFLDPGECLEEAVAREVQEETGLRVKNIRYVGSQCWPFPSQVMTGFTADYAGGEVVVEEKELEDARWFPINALPDLPPKRSIARYLIDGAGAEAGTRDAGRGSRKP